A single window of Bufo bufo chromosome 10, aBufBuf1.1, whole genome shotgun sequence DNA harbors:
- the CHST1 gene encoding carbohydrate sulfotransferase 1 has product MQCSWKAVLLLALASIAIQYTAIRTFTTKSFHMCPIPNPNNCSPGQDPTESPDRLCEDGQLITSNVSRKTHILILATTRSGSSFVGQLFNQHTDVFYLFEPLYHVQYTLIPKMTPSKSATDRRVMLGASRDLLRSLYDCDLYFMENYIKPQPINHTTDRLFRRGASKALCSPPVCDALGPTDIYLEEGDCVKKCGSLNLTLAMESCKEHGHVAIKTVRVPEVNDLRALVEDPRLNLKVIQLVRDPRGILASRSETFRDTYRLWRIWRATGRRPYNLDSTQLTTVCEDFLNSVSTGLSRPLWLKGRYMLLRYEDLARNPMKKMEEIYDFVGIPLDANVERWILNNTRGDQSSARHKYGTVRNSAATAESWRLTLSYDIVEFTQNACRQVLVQLGYKTVSSSQDLRNLSYSLIEDRSFAPFL; this is encoded by the coding sequence ATGCAATGTTCTTGGAAGGCTGTCCTCTTACTAGCGCTAGCCTCCATTGCCATTCAGTACACAGCCATCCGGACCTTTACCACCAAATCCTTTCACATGTGCCCAATCCCCAATCCAAATAATTGTAGCCCTGGACAAGACCCAACCGAATCTCCTGATCGCCTCTGTGAAGATGGTCAGTTGATAACCTCTAATGTTTCGAGAAAAACTCATATCCTAATCTTGGCTACTACTCGCAGTGGATCTTCCTTTGTAGGACAGCTCTTTAATCAACACACAGATGTTTTCTATTTGTTCGAGCCACTTTACCATGTTCAGTATACCCTGATACCCAAAATGACTCCTAGCAAGAGCGCCACCGATCGGCGAGTGATGTTGGGCGCAAGTAGAGACCTTTTAAGAAGTCTTTATGACTGTGACTTGTATTTTATGGAGAACTACATAAAGCCACAACCAATCAACCATACCACAGACAGGTTATTCAGAAGAGGGGCCAGCAAAGCTCTGTGCTCTCCCCCAGTCTGTGATGCACTGGGACCCACCGATATTTACCTAGAAGAGGGAGACTGTGTTAAGAAATGTGGAAGCCTAAACCTGACTCTGGCAATGGAATCTTGTAAAGAGCATGGACATGTGGCCATCAAAACAGTGCGTGTTCCAGAGGTTAATGACTTACGAGCACTGGTGGAAGATCCCAGGCTGAACTTAAAGGTGATCCAGTTGGTAAGAGACCCAAGAGGTATATTAGCTTCTCGTAGTGAGACATTCAGGGACACCTATAGGTTGTGGAGGATCTGGAGGGCCACTGGTCGTAGACCGTACAATTTAGACTCAACCCAGCTGACAACGGTCTGTGAGGACTTCTTAAATTCTGTGTCTACAGGGTTAAGCCGGCCACTCTGGTTAAAGGGGCGATACATGCTCTTGAGATATGAAGATCTGGCCCGAAACCCCATGAAAAAGATGGAGGAGATCTATGACTTTGTGGGTATTCCATTGGATGCCAATGTCGAAAGATGGATCCTGAATAACACCCGAGGAGACCAATCCTCTGCCAGACACAAATATGGCACGGTAAGAAACTCTGCCGCCACAGCCGAAAGCTGGAGACTAACATTATCCTACGACATTGTAGAATTCACCCAGAACGCCTGTCGACAAGTACTGGTCCAACTGGGTTACAAAACTGTGAGTTCTTCCCAGGACTTGAGAAACCTTTCCTACAGCCTCATTGAGGACAGATCCTTTGCCCCTTTTTTGTGA